The Triticum dicoccoides isolate Atlit2015 ecotype Zavitan unplaced genomic scaffold, WEW_v2.0 scaffold217401, whole genome shotgun sequence DNA segment AGTCTTGGAGTCCAAAGTCTAGAAAATGTGCCTGGTAGTACAGTTGCTAAAAGTGCCCAGATCAGCAACAAGAAGAgcctagaatttttggagttaagttGCTACAAGGATGAGAAAGAGGAGGAAGATCAAGTGCACCAAATTGGGGTGGAGCAACAAGAGAGAATAGAGTCTGTATTTCATGAGCTCTGCCCTTCACCTGCTAGATTGGAGACACTGAGAATACAAAGATATTTTGGTCGTCGACTACCAAATTGGTTGCAGTCCCCAGCGGCAACAACCTTTAAGAGCTTGAAGCATATTGTCCTAGAGCACATAACCTGCTGCACCCGACTACCCGATGGTTTGTGCAGGATGCGCAGTTTGGAAACACTATGGATCGGGCATGCTCCAGCCGTCGAGCATGTCGGGCCTGAGTTCCAGACCCATGATGCAGCAAGGGGAGATGGAGGTGTCGCATTCTCAAGTCTGAGAGAATTGATGTTGAGTGGGCTGTCCGGATTGAATGTGTGGGACTGGGAGGATGAGGAGGAGCAGAACAAAGTCATAGCCATGCCAGCTCTAGAGCTTCTAGGAATCGTGGACTGCAAGCTGACACACCTTCCCCCAGGACTTGCTAGTGACCGCAGGTATAATCTGAGAACCATTGTGCTAGATAATCTCACGCTTCTAGAATATGTGGAGAACTTCCCTTCAGTTGTGGAGCTCAGAGTGTACCACTGCCCTGAGCTGAAGAGGATGAGCGGCCTCGCCAAGCTGCGGACGGTCGACATCTACGATTGCCCGAAGCTGAAGCTGCTGGAGGGTGTCCCGGTGCTGGACAGCCTTGAGCTGGATGAGGAACACTGGGAGGTTAGTGGACCAGATGCCAGGTGCACACGCAAGGGCAAGGGGTATCAAGCTGGACGGCTCCCACAAGAACTTGTCATAAGTCATAACCAGGTAAGCAGTTTTGAACTCGCCTGTAATAAGACAGGCTGTCCGTGTATGTAAATTTGTCGATCGTTTTGAGCAGAGCACGAGTGTAGCTAGTATTGCTGCTCAGCTCAGCCGGGTCAGTAGATTAATTTGTTCAGTTTGAGTTTCAGTTTCGTTTCAGTTTGCTACAGTGGTGGTGTTGATGTAAGAAGTAAGACTAACAAGGGCTTGTTTTTTTGCAGGTAACTGATGTGGGTCCCATCTATTAGCTCTATCTTCCTCCTCCTAAGACATGGAGTTGCATGGGTGCTCT contains these protein-coding regions:
- the LOC119345227 gene encoding putative disease resistance RPP13-like protein 1, whose amino-acid sequence is STRNPNERDWENVLHKDFGWKEEDGPGEKLNYSVSLSYDDLSPELKQCFLYYSLLPKGSGFKKNRIISMWICEGFVQHDGRSESDQVDLEQIGDDYHRELVARNLLEPDDSNNNIWEYTLHDVVRSFAQFMAKEEVLVVHKDQVDIRNLLSENKNLCRLSIKSTHSELEWTILEKQERLRTLLLVDCKIKPGGSLANFASLRVLHISSEESDWLVDTLCNLKHLRYLSFSNTNISRLPDDIHTMRFLQHIQLWRCTKLDKLPDSITKLAFLRCLDLRWSSVDVIPRGFGGLTGLRSLYGFPVKMDGEWCSLEELEALSHLRSLGVQSLENVPGSTVAKSAQISNKKSLEFLELSCYKDEKEEEDQVHQIGVEQQERIESVFHELCPSPARLETLRIQRYFGRRLPNWLQSPAATTFKSLKHIVLEHITCCTRLPDGLCRMRSLETLWIGHAPAVEHVGPEFQTHDAARGDGGVAFSSLRELMLSGLSGLNVWDWEDEEEQNKVIAMPALELLGIVDCKLTHLPPGLASDRRYNLRTIVLDNLTLLEYVENFPSVVELRVYHCPELKRMSGLAKLRTVDIYDCPKLKLLEGVPVLDSLELDEEHWEVSGPDARCTRKGKGYQAGRLPQELVISHNQVTDVGPIY